The genomic region GCAGTGTGCAGCAAAATGCTGTTTCCCACAATCCGGGGAAACCCCCTTTAAGCTGCGGGCCTGCTGTGCTATGAGGCATGCGGCGATCACCCCACCCCCGACTCTTCATCACCAAATGAGTATTTGAGACTTATGGCGAAATCAAAGCGCATCGCAGTCGTCCTCGTCGCTGCCGGACGCGGCCTGCGCGCAGGCGCCGGTGGCCCCCAATACTGCGAGATCGGCGGCGTGCCGGTGATCTATCGCGCCATGGAGGCCTTCAGCCGTCATGCGGACGTGTTCGCAGTTCAGCCAGTCGTGATCCCGGACGACAGCGCCATGTTCACGGCGGCGGTCGCAGGGCTCGGCCACGAGGCGCCGGTCAATGGCGGCGCGGCCCGGCAGGCCTCGGTGCTCGCCGGTCTCGAAGCGCTCGCCAGCGCACAAGCCCGACATCGTCCTGATCCACGACGCCGCGCGACCCTTCGTTTCGGAAGGCGTGATCACCGGCGCGATCGATGCGGCCAGCCGCACCGGCGCGGCGATCCCCGTCGTTCCCGTCACCGAGACTATGAAGATCACCGGCGGAGAATGACAATGTCGAGGACACGCCGGACCGGGCGCGGTTGCGAATTGCGCAGACGCCGCAATCCTTTCGTTTCGACGTCATC from Bradyrhizobium lupini harbors:
- a CDS encoding 2-C-methyl-D-erythritol 4-phosphate cytidylyltransferase; protein product: MAARPGRPRCSPVSKRSPAHKPDIVLIHDAARPFVSEGVITGAIDAASRTGAAIPVVPVTETMKITGGE